A stretch of DNA from Pseudanabaena sp. BC1403:
GTCTTTCATTTTCTTTGCCTGATGACAGGATCTCGATCGCAAGATCAGGCGCACCAAGTAAATGTCCTGACTCATCAATCAAAGCTTCATATTTTTCTTTGCTGACCCATACCACATCAGGAATAACATCATCTTTATCACCAAAGATCACACCTGCACCGATTGCTGCATATCCTAATTTGGTTTGATCTGACCATAATTTGAGCTTGGCATAGAAGTTGCCGCAGGTGGTTTGATGTTTCCAGTGAGGCGCTCTAGTCACGCAAAGTTCTCCATTAATAATTTCATAACGGTTGCCGTTGTCGGGTAGTAGCTCTAGGTCGGCACTTGTCCATAGAAGGCTATCTTCCTTGACATTGGTTGAGATTTCGGGGGGAGCGATCGCTTGAGTCATGATAGTTTTTCCTTGGCAGAGCGATATAGCAATTATAACAAGCCATCCCCATTAAGGGGCTTGGATTTCAAGGGAATATTGATTACACAGGTTGTTCCTCGTCCAACTTCGCTACTGATGGAAATATGCCCTTGATGTAAATCCACACATTTTTTGACGACAACTAAACCTAGCCCAGTGCCAGAGATAGTTTTGACATTTTTACCTCGATGAAAGGGCTCAAACAATTGTTTTTGATCTTCTAGTAAAATACCAATCCCTTGATCTTGAACTTTAATTATGAGGTTGCCTGATTGGAACTGTAGAGAAAGAGAGATATTCCCACCCTGTGGAGAATATTTAATAGCGTTAGAAAGTAAATTAGAGAGCATCGATCGCAATAGCTTTTCATCCAGACAAACATGCTGAGACCTTCCTTGACAACTAAAAGTGAGCTGATGCAGATTTCCAGCATTGAGTTGCATCTCTTCGACGAAATGACGGCAATAGGCTTCTAGTGCTAGAGATTTAGGGTTAAATGCGAGTTTTCCTGTCTCAGCACGATTGATTGTCAAAATGTCATCAAGTAACTGCACCATATTCCTCACTGAATCTTGGATACGATGTAAGTTACGCAATCTTTTTTCAGTATTATCCCATTCCTGTTGAGAGTTTTCGAGAACCTGAGCTGCTGCTAAAGCTGTGCTCAATGGCGTGCGAAACTCATGGGATGCCATGGAGAAAAAGCGCGTTTTTAACTCACTTAGTTCTTTCTCTCTTTCAAGAGCTAGCCAAATTTCATCAAGGCGTTTACGCTCAGTGATGTCACGGGCATTGACCATAACGCGCAAAGTTGCTGCACTATCAGCAAAGGGCTGACTGATGGCTTCAAGAATTCGCCAAGAACCATCTTGATGCCGATGCCGAAATTCGATGGGATTGAGAATTTCGGCTTGATTATTATTGGTAAGGCGATCGCGCAATGTCACTTGCGGAAAACTTTGGGCGATCGGCAAATCCTCTGGATGAATAAATGCATTTACATTTTCGCCAACAAGCTCAGTGACAGCATAGCCTAAAACTTTTTCGACAGAGGGACTAACATAGCCAATTGTGCCATCAGGATCGAGGATCATAATAATATCTAAGGCATTTTCGATCAGCGATCGGAAGCGTTCTTCGCTTTGTCGCAGTGCTTGTTCAACTTGCTTACGCTCAGTAGTGTCACGCTGCACAGCAATCCAATGGGTATACCAACCTTTTGCATTCGCGACAGGCACTAGGCTAAATTCATTCCAAAATTCTGATCCATCTTTGCAATAGTTAATGACTTCAACCGTGATAGATTCCCATCGGCAAAGTGCATTGCGGACTTTCTTGAGTTGGGCTTGATCCGTTTTTGCTCCTTGCAAAATTCGTGGCGTTTTTCCTAACACCTCTTCAGGTTTGTAGCCAGTGATTCTTGTAAAAGCTTCATTTACATAGAGGATTCTGGGACCAGGAGCGTCGATAGATTCTGCTTCTGTAACGATTACTGCGTCATTGGTATTGACTACGACGGATTGCAATAGTCGCACCTGTTCTGCTTGTCTTTTTTGTTCGGAAATATCCGCGATTACAGCAACGAGTCCGCTGATTTCCCCATTTGAGTCGGGCAAGGGAGCCGCCGAGAAAATGATGTCGATCGCTGAGCCATCTTTTTTTAAGCGAGACATTTCTAATCGAGTATAGGTTTTACCTTGAAGAACGCTATTTAGGATGGTGGTACGATCTTCTAATTGTTCATCTAATGGAATTGGACTAGGATGATTAATTACCTCATCTTCTTTCCAGCCAAACATCTGTTCAGCCGCAGGATTCCAGATTTTAACTCTCCCTTCTAAATCCAGCATAAAAATTGCACGGGGAGAAGCACTGACTAGAGCTTGGAGGGTTTCATTGGTATGGCGCAGGGCAACTTCCGTACGCTGCCGTTCTGAAATCTCATCTCGTAGGGAAGCATTAACATTAGCAAGTTCGATGGTACGCTGTTGAACTCGCAGTTCGAGTTGCATATTGAGATGTTGAAGTTGCTTATAAAGCTCTGATTGTTGAATAGCGATCGCTACCTGAGTAGCGAGTTGCTTCATTAGCTCCACTTCCCAGTCTTCCCATTGGCGTGGATGATTGCATTGATGCGCGATCAATAATCCCCAGAGATAGGGATGAGAAGTTTCTGACTCATTCCCTTTGCGATTTTCTTGAATAATTGGTACTACTAGTTTAGCTTGAACTCCAAACTGTTTTACAAAATCAGCAAGACACAGTTCTACATCAGCCTGCATAACGTTAGCAATGGAGCGAGCTTTTCCTAAAGAGTAAGCTTGATGATATTGTTGAGGGAAAACTTCTTCGGGAAAGACTTGACCTAAAATACTGGGGTAGGCTGGTAAGACAGTTTCATGGATAGCGCTACCAGTGCCATCGTCCCATAGGCGATAAATTAGGACGCGATCTGCTTGCAAAAAGAGTTGGACTTCTTTGACTGTGGTGGCAAGGACTTCATCAAGATTGAGGGATTGGCGAATTTGGTGAGCAATTTGTGTAACCAGTCTTTCGCGATCGCTCTGCTGTCGCAATAATTTTTCTGTACGACGACGATTTCCTTCTCTTGTAAAAAAAAGGAAGCCTACCAATAGGATGAAAAGGCTAAGGCAAATTGCGATCGCATAAAAACTGGTCATACTCCCAACCATCCTGAAAAGGACGTAGCTCCAAACGCTCTAATACCAAAACACAAAGTGGCGCAGCCATTTTGTGTTTTTAAAACCCTTACAGGGTTTGGTTTCTAATTCACAGAAGTGTTGTCACACTTTTGTGAATTGGTATAACTAACTATAAACAATCTTAAAAAAGCCTTGCTTTGCAAGGCTTTTTTAAGATTGTTTATAAATTATAAAGTTTACAACCCAATTAAAACTCCCAATAGCAATACACCAACAAAAGCAGCACCAGCATAGGTAATACCTGCACCAATTTTGCTAACAATAGCAGGTGGATTCTTTTGCCATTCCCAACGGACATAATCCAATCTAGCCGCGCCTTTATTGCCTTTAAAGACTTGTTTAGGCATACGATCTCGATAGTCAGCACCATAACGAGCAGTATGAGCAAAGGTGACTTCGCCCTTGGTCTGCTTAGCCAAGATACGACGACGTTGATAGGGAACAACACTATCACCAAAGTTACTGAGATATTCTTCGCTACTGAGCAACTCATCAACAAAAGCTTGGATGCCCTTGGTCGCAATCACAATTGACCATGCAATCTTTTCGCGATCGCTATAGACATTACGACCAAGAATTCGCTGGATACAAATCTCGGCAAAGCGATAGTTATTATTACTATCAAAAGTCAATCGTCTGAAGGAATCAGATAATACCAAGCCACGAATGAATCCTCTAACTGTAATTTGTCCTGCTCGCAGCTGAGACTCTAGATTTACTTGACGATGGCTTTCTAGCATCTGCTGTTCATTGCAGATTTGACGATAGGCGGCGCTGATCAACAAATCCATCTCAAAGCCAGATAGCAGATTGTCGGTGCTATAAATCCGAGGTTGCTCATCACCTGCGACTTCAAATCCAGCCACGCGCTGATTTTGGGATAAAGGTTTGTACTCTAACAATGGAAGCGACATAAATAATTCTCCTAAAAAATTTTAATGAATTTTTAGAACTTGGCGCAAAGCGTCAAGCTCTACATTGAGCGTTAACTATTGAAAACGCGGCTGCGCCATTTGTTCAATCGCGCATCACCGATCGAGGCATATCTCCGCGCATCGGCAATCTGAGCTTGCAGGTTTGCAATCTGTTTAATCTGATTGTCTGACTGTTGTAATAAGGAGTCAGAGGCATCTCCTTGAACTGAGACGACCAAAGGTTGCCAAGAATTTTTGAGATAAGATGCACCAATAGAAGCCGCTGGACGAAGATCGGCAAGTTGTGTTTGCAAACTTTCGATAATGAGATCTTGATCGAGTAGAGTTTGGCGTAATGCTTGTTCGGCAGCAAACCTTGCCGATGTCCCCCAAGAATCGGCTTGTCCGATACCTGAGACTTTAGGCTTAAAGACTTCAGCAAGAATGGCAGCAGTATCACTAACTTTGAGCTTGCCGTAGGGAGCAGAAGATGCGCCCTTGAGTGGTGCGATCGCGCTTGGACGATTTCGGAAAATACAACTATTCAGTCGAAAGCGATTTTGATGAGTTGGATCTTTATCGCTGCTAGCTGATCCGCGCAAAAGCTGAAACATATGCGTAAATCCCACCATTTTCTTCCCCATTTGGGATTTATGCCCACGATAGTAAGGAACGGTATCTTCGCCAAAAGCATGATGATATTCATCGCTATCGATGTAATTATTGATTTCCATCTCAAACCCACCGCGATCGAGTAACTGAGCATGATCAGCCATCTCTTCAGCACTTTCAGGAGCACGACCGAGCAAATGTTTGAAGTTGAGTTCAATTAATCGCATTCGTGGACATGGCTCAAAAAATCTAGCGCGATACTGATCCGATAGGGCAATCTGACGCACAAATTCGCGTACAGAGAGTTCTCCCTGTCTAAGTTGAGATTCGGCAACAAGCAACCGTTCGCTTTCCATTAAATAGGCATTGCCAAGTACTTGGCGATAGGCGGCACGAATAACTAAATCGACCTCAGATTCGGAATGATTTTGCCAAAGTTGGATTGGTTCTGTTTCATCGAATCGACTAACCCCAAGGTTTGCTTCTGGGTTAACCAATGGATTAATAAAAGTACTGACCATGTTAAATATCTTCTCGGAATAAAAATGGATTCTAATGTTAAATGAATATAATTAAAGGGAGTAGAAGAATTAAACCTGTCTATCAAGTATTGTGCGAAAAATCGAAGTGATATAAAAACAATCACTGTTTTCTCACGATGAATCTAAATAATCCCATACCAAAAGTAAGGAAACTAGTTAGAGAATTGTAAAGAAAACGGAAAGATTGATTCTAGGCAATAAATCTTGATGTTCTGTTACATTTATTTGGGTTTACAAGTCGCAATCTGTGATATATAGCTGCCGCCACTCTCCAAAACCCAAGAAATAATGGCGGCGCTTCGCACTGCGATTATTTCTTGGGTTTTGGAATCGTAATTTTGGTAACAAATTTTTGTAGAATTAGAGAAGTCTGATCGCATCTCCAAAAAAATTCATCCTATGAGGATTCTTCTAGTTGAAGATGATATCCGCCTTGCCGAAACCTTGGCTGAAGCGCTAACCGATGAGCGCTATGTTGTGGATATTGCCGCTGATGGTGAAACTGGCTGGCATCAAGCTCAGTCCCTAGATTACGATCTGATGCTTTTGGATTTAATGTTGCCAGAACTGGATGGTATTAGTCTCTGCCATCGGTTGCGATCCCATGGCTACAGCTTACCAATCTTGATGCTTACTGCTTGCGACACGATCGATCATGAAATTAACGGGCTAGACGTGGGAGCCGATGATTATATTGTTAAGCCTGTTGATTTACAAAAGCTATTTGCAAGGATTCGCGCCCTATTACGTCGTGGTAGTCAAATCGCATCGCCAGTCTTGGAGTGGGGTGAACTGTATCTTAATCCAAGCACTTGCGAAGTTGGCTATGGTGAAAATCCTATCCATTTAACGCCCAAGGAATATTCTCTTTTAGAATTGCTACTTCGCAATGGAAGAAGGGTATTGAGCCGTAGTGTCATGATCGAGCATGTTTGGTCTTTGGAGTCACCGCCAGAGGAGCATACCGTGAAGGTGCATATTCGAGGTTTGCGTCAAAAGATGAAAGCCGCAGGTGCTAACGAAGATTTAATTGAGACAGTTCATAGTATGGGCTACCGTCTAAATCGGAATTACAGTAAACTTCGCTAAAACCTAAAAACCTGTACCGCTTGCTTAGCTGGCGGTACAGGTTTTTAGGTTTTATAGTTGCAGTCACTCGTCTTAGGACAAATCATACCAAAACACAAAATGGCTACGCCATTTTGTGTTTTTAAAACCCTTACTGGGTTTAGTTTTTAATTCACAGAAGTGTGGCAAAACTTTTGTGAATAGGATATAAATTGATTGGCGGCGCTTCGCGCCGCCAATCAATTTATATCCTATTCACACTTGGCGACTGCTATATGTTTGATAATTTAGGATCGTAAGTTGAACCATCAAAAAAAGTTTCTACTCCTCGTGAAGTTGAAATGGGGATATTGGTATCAGGAACCCCGATCGCTTTAGCTGCATTTTTCCAAAGATCTTCACGATTTACGGCATCAATGGTTTCTTTAGTCTCAAAATCATTAGGCAAAGGATTCCATCGATGATATTCTCTCAGAAACCAAAAATCGTGGCTTTTGTATGGATATGAAACCGATATATCATCATTTGACCAATATTTAATAGAACTAATGGAATTAGGGCTATCTATCTTCAGCCTTTTCATGCTTTGTTTGGGACTATTTTGGAAAAGCTGAGAAAACATCTTGATCGGCTCAGATATGAGATTACGACTTGTAAAACTTAGAGCTAAAAGTGTATCCAACTCCCTAACATTAGCAGGATCATCACACCAGATCTGTGCTTCCATAATCGCTTGGAGCAGAGCTTGAGTCGCGATCGGATATTTATCTACCCAATCAGCTCGCATTGCCAAAATCTCCCCAGGGTAATTGTGCCAGATCTCACCAATAGCGATCGCAGGGTCAGCAAGGTTAGCTTCAATTAATTTAAGGCTGCGCCAGCTATCTAGGCAGAGTAAATCAGCTTTATTCTGTTTAACTTGTGGAATGATCTCATCAAATGGAATCTCCAGAATATCGATATTTTGTTTAGGAATTACATCCATTGATGCTAGCCAATATCTTAGCCATAGGTCATAATTACTGCCTAGTTCTGCGATCGCACCATACATTGGCTGACCAAAGAACTTAGCAACATCTTGCCAAGGTGAGAAGGTAGCACGTTTAAGCTGAATGCCAAAAGGCTTAAGTCGTTTAGAGGCAACAATATATCCGCCATGAGTATGCAGTCGCATCAGTACATACATAGCGGTTTTGCGCGGATGTCGTTTGATTAAGCCCTCATTCATCAGTTCAGGTAAAGGACTATAGAAATGCCCGCCATCAATACCATCATCACTTGTGCCCAATTCGGTTCCTATTGCCGTGCGATCGCAGATATCTTGCCAAGATTTAAATGGAACCAGTTCCACATCAGTCATGCCATATTTGGCAAATAGTTTTTTATTTTGGGCAACTAAAATTGGCGCAATTTCGAGCGATGGAATTATGCCAAGCCGAACTGATTGTACTTCTGGGATGTCAGACACCTTCACTTCAGGATTAATCTGAAGTGACTGATTTACTGAGGTTTTAGGCGTACAGTTACTCAGCAATACTGTACTTGCTGCTACGCCAAAGCTAGTTAGGAGCTTACGTCTAGAGAGTTGCATAACATTTCTTACAGCAATTACAAAAAATTTGATAAAAGTGTTGCTCTGCAACACTTTTATCAAATTTTTTGTTTTTCAGTTCAGCGCGAGGCGTTTAAAAAAGAATGAACTATATCTAGGATACGCTGACTAGATTTGCCATCGCCAAAGGGATTAGCAATATTCGCCATTTGGTCATAGGCATTGCGATCGCTGAGCAATTTGGAAGCCGCTGCCACAATATCATCGGTTTCTGTGCCGACCAGCTTGCTTGTACCTGCATCAACCGCTTCTGGACGCTCAGTGGTGGAACGCAATACCAATACGGGTTTACCGAGACTCGGGGCTTCTTCTTGCAAGCCACCTGAGTCACTCATGATCAGATAGCAGCGCTGCATAGCCCCAACCAATTGTTCATAATCCAAAGGTTCAACCAAGAAAATCCGTGGATGATTGCCCAGTTTCTCGATTAAAGGCTCCCGCACCACAGGATTAAGATGCAATGGCAATACCAAAGCCACATCAGGAAAGTCTGCCAAGATCTGCAACCATGCTTGGATAATTTGAGCTAACGGCTCTCCCCAATTCTCCCGACGATGGACGGTGGCTAAAATCACCCGATGGGCTGACCAATCTAAGCCTTTAATCTCACATTTAGGCGATCGCCCTGAAACATATAACAATGCATCAATTACTGTATTACCTGTGTTGTGGATACCAGTTTTTACGCCAGAAACTTGGAGATTATGCACTGAGGCGTTGGTAGGCGCAAAATGAAGCTGGGCAATTTGTGAGACTAAACGACGATTTGCTTCTTCAGGAAATGGATTAAATAGATTGTCTGTTCGCAGCCCTGCCTCCACATGTCCAACAGGAATTTGCTGATAAAAGGCAGCTAACGCCGCCGCAAAAGCTGTAGTTGTATCACCTTGGACTAGAACAATATTTGGCTGAATTTCTTTGTATAACTTCTCTAAACCGTTCAAACTGTTACAGGTAATCTGAGTGAGAGTTTGCTTCGGCTGCATGATGTCCAAGTCATAATCTGCTTTGAGTTCAAACAACTGCATCACCTGTTCCACCATTTCTCGATGTTGCCCAGTTAAAATCACCGAAGTTTGGAACTCAAGATTATTTCTGAATAGATGAATGATTGGAGCAAGTTTAATAGCCTCTGGACGAGTTCCTAAAGTAATACAAACATGGAATTGAGTTGACACAATAATCCTTACTTAATAACCAATTGGGGTGAAACAGATACAGCTTTAGGTGCTTTGCTACTACCAAAAACGGTATGAATTCCTCTCAAGGTGGCAATAATAATCGCACAAACAACAACGTATTGAGCAAGCTGAATTGCAAAAACTGGGGTTCTAATAATTAAATCTTGCCAAGAAATGTTATTTGTCGAAGGAATTGTTGCCTCAGAATGAAAATCACTACTCTCTGTGGAATCAGGACTTAAAGGAACATCTGAAAAAAATAGTAGCTCTGTTTCCTTAGCCGATCGCATCTTAACTAAATCAGGATCTAGAGAATTAGTTGAATTAATATTTGGTAAAGATTCAGGAAAACTTGTGTCTCCAAACATTTCATCTAGGTCAGTACTAGATGCTGGAGGATTGTTTTCGCTATTTGTGTGATCGCTGCGAACATTTCGCTCAATCATAGATTTTTGTGGCAATACTGGTAAAGGAGGTATTCTAGGACTTTGTTGAGTCTCAGTGATTCCGCCATTTTCACTAATATTGCGATCTTCTTGCTCAACTAAGTAAATTTCCTCAGTCCATGCAGGTTCATCAAATCCTGTTTGCTGCCATGACACCGAGATTCTCGAAACTGTCTTAACTTCAAGGGTCACAAACCATTTCTTGAGCATCCCCACTAGTACCTGCCGATTAGGAATTCGTACCTCATCGTCTAGCGATCGCAGATCTGACTCAATTAAAATTTCTAAGCGATCGCCGTCACGCTCAACGTTTGCTAGCATTGCTTGAGACTTGAGCAATCGATTCATTAGCGATGCGATCGCATTAACGTTACCCTGTTTGGCTTGTTCAACTAGTGGATTTTGTGTCATGGCATCAACCTCGGATGCTAATCCTAAAATTGTTTTTCAGATTAAGCCAAATGTATCAGATTTTTGCAACTATAGCTGTCACCAAAAGCAAAAAGTAAATGGGGCGCTTTGCGCCCCCATTTATAGCTAAAAAATAAATACAGCTAAAAATAGAGTGGGCGCTTTGCGCCCACTCTATTTTTTAGCTAGAAACTACCGCGCATGACTTTATTTAGCATTGCTTCAACCTGTGAGGCAATCTGGGTATTACTCATGCCAATTTGATCTAAGACACTAAGCGATAATTCTAGCGATCGCAAAGACTTGCCTTGATATTGATATTGAAACTGCGAACTACCACATATCTGATATAGACAGGCTAAATCGTAGAGAGATTTGGCATATTCAGGCATCATCCCAAATTGCTCAAAAGCGATCGAAGCATCAAGTAATGAGTCTTCAGCCGTTTCGATCGCATCTTCATCAAGACTATCTAAGCCATCGAGCAATCGATATACATAGATGCGTCCTCGAATATGTTTGGCGATCGCAATCCCCCGTAGATATTGATAATCGCGGAAACGAGGCAGAACATTCACTCTGATACAGATCAGGCTGTCTTCAACCTGGCGATTGCCTAGCAGAGCTTCAGCCATATCACAATATAAATAGCCAATTTCGATGGAATCAACAGGCTCTTTGAGTAGAGATATCGCATCTTTACTTAATTCAATAGCTAATTGCCATTGAGACTCAGCGATCGCAACTTTTACCATTCCTTTAAGCGCCTGCAAACGCAAAAAATTATCGGAATTGGCTAAAGCAATATCGAGAGTACTTTGAAAAAGGCTAGCTGCTTGATGAATATCACCAGAAGCCAAATACAATTGCCCCAAGTAAACGTAGCTTTTGGCAATCGTGCATTCGTCTTCTATTTCTAGTCGCGCTGACAGGGAGCGCTCAAAACTCATTAAAGCAGATTGAATATCATTTACTTGTAAATAATATTGACCGATGGCATCATCAACGAGAGATTGTCCCTCCAAACTATTTCCATAAGATTCATGAGCCGCCTCCAAAACATGTAAAACATCGCTCAATTCCCCCAATTCGAGCGCCAGAATTGCACGCACATACAGCAAATAAGCCTCTTGTCCGTGAACATGATCTGGATTTTGATTTAAAGCTTCCCCCGCCTGTTGCACAAGAGCTTGTGCTCTTTGCAATGATTCAGATTGTTTTGTGGCAATTAACTCCACAGCAAGATCAAGTAAAACCCTGATGGTCGTACTGGGATCTTCTTCGACGTTTTCACCAGTGGCTGTATTTTGAAGACATTGCTCAAAATAGGCGATCGCTAAGGTGCGATCCTGCTGCCGCAGTTGCTGTCCTTGGATCAGAAATTCAGCTAATTTCATGAGAAACTCCAAAATTATGCGTGTAAGCCACCTACTGCTAGGCGTTACACTTCATAAATCATATCGTACCCAAAATCATCTATCCCAAAATCACCCATAGGATTATCAAATCGAACTTAGGGACTTGCCTCACCTTCGGTGAGGCAAGTCCCTAAGTTCGGTTTGATATGGATTTCTCCTAATACCAATTCACAAAAGTGTGACAACACTTCTGTGAATTAAAAAGCAAACCCTGTAAGGGTTTTAAAAGTACAAAGTGGCTACGCCACTTTGTGCTTTGGTATAAGGAGATTT
This window harbors:
- a CDS encoding Uma2 family endonuclease, encoding MTQAIAPPEISTNVKEDSLLWTSADLELLPDNGNRYEIINGELCVTRAPHWKHQTTCGNFYAKLKLWSDQTKLGYAAIGAGVIFGDKDDVIPDVVWVSKEKYEALIDESGHLLGAPDLAIEILSSGKENERRDREVKLKLYSSQGVLEYWIADWRAKQIQVYRRENGILKLTMTLFVSDTITSPLLPEFSCPLAQIFE
- a CDS encoding PAS domain S-box protein; translation: MTSFYAIAICLSLFILLVGFLFFTREGNRRRTEKLLRQQSDRERLVTQIAHQIRQSLNLDEVLATTVKEVQLFLQADRVLIYRLWDDGTGSAIHETVLPAYPSILGQVFPEEVFPQQYHQAYSLGKARSIANVMQADVELCLADFVKQFGVQAKLVVPIIQENRKGNESETSHPYLWGLLIAHQCNHPRQWEDWEVELMKQLATQVAIAIQQSELYKQLQHLNMQLELRVQQRTIELANVNASLRDEISERQRTEVALRHTNETLQALVSASPRAIFMLDLEGRVKIWNPAAEQMFGWKEDEVINHPSPIPLDEQLEDRTTILNSVLQGKTYTRLEMSRLKKDGSAIDIIFSAAPLPDSNGEISGLVAVIADISEQKRQAEQVRLLQSVVVNTNDAVIVTEAESIDAPGPRILYVNEAFTRITGYKPEEVLGKTPRILQGAKTDQAQLKKVRNALCRWESITVEVINYCKDGSEFWNEFSLVPVANAKGWYTHWIAVQRDTTERKQVEQALRQSEERFRSLIENALDIIMILDPDGTIGYVSPSVEKVLGYAVTELVGENVNAFIHPEDLPIAQSFPQVTLRDRLTNNNQAEILNPIEFRHRHQDGSWRILEAISQPFADSAATLRVMVNARDITERKRLDEIWLALEREKELSELKTRFFSMASHEFRTPLSTALAAAQVLENSQQEWDNTEKRLRNLHRIQDSVRNMVQLLDDILTINRAETGKLAFNPKSLALEAYCRHFVEEMQLNAGNLHQLTFSCQGRSQHVCLDEKLLRSMLSNLLSNAIKYSPQGGNISLSLQFQSGNLIIKVQDQGIGILLEDQKQLFEPFHRGKNVKTISGTGLGLVVVKKCVDLHQGHISISSEVGRGTTCVINIPLKSKPLNGDGLL
- a CDS encoding phycobilisome rod-core linker polypeptide, translated to MSLPLLEYKPLSQNQRVAGFEVAGDEQPRIYSTDNLLSGFEMDLLISAAYRQICNEQQMLESHRQVNLESQLRAGQITVRGFIRGLVLSDSFRRLTFDSNNNYRFAEICIQRILGRNVYSDREKIAWSIVIATKGIQAFVDELLSSEEYLSNFGDSVVPYQRRRILAKQTKGEVTFAHTARYGADYRDRMPKQVFKGNKGAARLDYVRWEWQKNPPAIVSKIGAGITYAGAAFVGVLLLGVLIGL
- a CDS encoding phycobilisome rod-core linker polypeptide: MVSTFINPLVNPEANLGVSRFDETEPIQLWQNHSESEVDLVIRAAYRQVLGNAYLMESERLLVAESQLRQGELSVREFVRQIALSDQYRARFFEPCPRMRLIELNFKHLLGRAPESAEEMADHAQLLDRGGFEMEINNYIDSDEYHHAFGEDTVPYYRGHKSQMGKKMVGFTHMFQLLRGSASSDKDPTHQNRFRLNSCIFRNRPSAIAPLKGASSAPYGKLKVSDTAAILAEVFKPKVSGIGQADSWGTSARFAAEQALRQTLLDQDLIIESLQTQLADLRPAASIGASYLKNSWQPLVVSVQGDASDSLLQQSDNQIKQIANLQAQIADARRYASIGDARLNKWRSRVFNS
- a CDS encoding response regulator transcription factor, which produces MRILLVEDDIRLAETLAEALTDERYVVDIAADGETGWHQAQSLDYDLMLLDLMLPELDGISLCHRLRSHGYSLPILMLTACDTIDHEINGLDVGADDYIVKPVDLQKLFARIRALLRRGSQIASPVLEWGELYLNPSTCEVGYGENPIHLTPKEYSLLELLLRNGRRVLSRSVMIEHVWSLESPPEEHTVKVHIRGLRQKMKAAGANEDLIETVHSMGYRLNRNYSKLR
- a CDS encoding CmpA/NrtA family ABC transporter substrate-binding protein, with the protein product MQLSRRKLLTSFGVAASTVLLSNCTPKTSVNQSLQINPEVKVSDIPEVQSVRLGIIPSLEIAPILVAQNKKLFAKYGMTDVELVPFKSWQDICDRTAIGTELGTSDDGIDGGHFYSPLPELMNEGLIKRHPRKTAMYVLMRLHTHGGYIVASKRLKPFGIQLKRATFSPWQDVAKFFGQPMYGAIAELGSNYDLWLRYWLASMDVIPKQNIDILEIPFDEIIPQVKQNKADLLCLDSWRSLKLIEANLADPAIAIGEIWHNYPGEILAMRADWVDKYPIATQALLQAIMEAQIWCDDPANVRELDTLLALSFTSRNLISEPIKMFSQLFQNSPKQSMKRLKIDSPNSISSIKYWSNDDISVSYPYKSHDFWFLREYHRWNPLPNDFETKETIDAVNREDLWKNAAKAIGVPDTNIPISTSRGVETFFDGSTYDPKLSNI
- the wecB gene encoding non-hydrolyzing UDP-N-acetylglucosamine 2-epimerase, whose amino-acid sequence is MSTQFHVCITLGTRPEAIKLAPIIHLFRNNLEFQTSVILTGQHREMVEQVMQLFELKADYDLDIMQPKQTLTQITCNSLNGLEKLYKEIQPNIVLVQGDTTTAFAAALAAFYQQIPVGHVEAGLRTDNLFNPFPEEANRRLVSQIAQLHFAPTNASVHNLQVSGVKTGIHNTGNTVIDALLYVSGRSPKCEIKGLDWSAHRVILATVHRRENWGEPLAQIIQAWLQILADFPDVALVLPLHLNPVVREPLIEKLGNHPRIFLVEPLDYEQLVGAMQRCYLIMSDSGGLQEEAPSLGKPVLVLRSTTERPEAVDAGTSKLVGTETDDIVAAASKLLSDRNAYDQMANIANPFGDGKSSQRILDIVHSFLNASR
- a CDS encoding M48 family metallopeptidase; the encoded protein is MKLAEFLIQGQQLRQQDRTLAIAYFEQCLQNTATGENVEEDPSTTIRVLLDLAVELIATKQSESLQRAQALVQQAGEALNQNPDHVHGQEAYLLYVRAILALELGELSDVLHVLEAAHESYGNSLEGQSLVDDAIGQYYLQVNDIQSALMSFERSLSARLEIEDECTIAKSYVYLGQLYLASGDIHQAASLFQSTLDIALANSDNFLRLQALKGMVKVAIAESQWQLAIELSKDAISLLKEPVDSIEIGYLYCDMAEALLGNRQVEDSLICIRVNVLPRFRDYQYLRGIAIAKHIRGRIYVYRLLDGLDSLDEDAIETAEDSLLDASIAFEQFGMMPEYAKSLYDLACLYQICGSSQFQYQYQGKSLRSLELSLSVLDQIGMSNTQIASQVEAMLNKVMRGSF